A single region of the Halorussus gelatinilyticus genome encodes:
- a CDS encoding ABC transporter permease — protein MTASGPPAPDSGASGADVSGTDASGTGASSASASDARVRRAASSASALGARAGPPLAVAVLALVAWWAAARTAAVPDVIFPTPFDVGAALAAHWPALVGAAGVTAATAGLGVGGGALVGVLLAAAMTASETARAVVRPYVVALRVVPVVAVAPLLFRWFGDGVPARALLAGTLAVFPVTIATHQGLAATPDEYLALARSVGASSAAQFLRVRLPAAAPQAFAGLKIAAAAGVVGAVVAEFLTLKAGIGYRVFRASTRLQTARMVAALGVLALLGVAFYLLPALVERRVDRG, from the coding sequence ATGACCGCCTCCGGGCCGCCCGCGCCCGACTCAGGGGCGTCAGGCGCGGACGTGTCGGGCACGGACGCGTCAGGCACAGGCGCGTCGAGTGCGAGCGCGTCGGACGCTCGCGTCCGACGCGCGGCCAGTTCCGCGTCCGCGCTGGGCGCGCGCGCCGGGCCGCCGCTCGCCGTCGCCGTCCTCGCGCTGGTCGCGTGGTGGGCCGCCGCCCGGACCGCCGCGGTCCCGGACGTCATCTTCCCGACGCCGTTCGACGTGGGCGCGGCGCTCGCGGCCCACTGGCCCGCGCTCGTCGGCGCGGCGGGCGTCACGGCGGCCACGGCGGGCCTCGGCGTCGGCGGAGGCGCGCTCGTCGGCGTCCTGCTGGCGGCGGCGATGACAGCCTCCGAGACGGCTCGCGCGGTGGTCCGGCCCTACGTCGTCGCGCTCCGGGTCGTCCCGGTCGTCGCCGTCGCGCCGCTGCTCTTTCGGTGGTTCGGCGACGGCGTTCCGGCGCGGGCGCTCCTCGCCGGCACGCTCGCGGTCTTCCCGGTGACGATAGCGACCCATCAGGGACTGGCCGCGACGCCCGACGAGTACCTCGCGCTGGCGCGCTCGGTCGGTGCCTCGTCGGCGGCCCAGTTCCTCCGGGTTCGGCTCCCCGCGGCCGCGCCCCAAGCGTTCGCCGGGCTGAAAATCGCGGCCGCCGCGGGCGTCGTCGGCGCGGTGGTCGCGGAGTTCCTGACGCTGAAGGCGGGCATCGGCTACCGCGTCTTCCGGGCCTCGACGCGGCTCCAGACCGCCCGGATGGTCGCCGCGCTCGGCGTGCTGGCGCTGTTGGGGGTCGCGTTCTACCTCCTGCCGGCGCTGGTCGAGCGTCGGGTCGATCGGGGGTAG
- a CDS encoding ABC transporter substrate-binding protein translates to MGETRRRFLRATGASAVGLTGAVGVTSGQSSGVSLLLNWKPNGLHVPYYAAKARGYYDEQGVNLTGIEAGQGSDFAAKQVGLGNTPFAVTGASQILNVNSRGLSPRSVGVMMQRSPVVVFTTGETFGGELTSADQLAGKTVGTGPGMVKILTKLLLERQGVLSEVELVDTGFDTVQQLLSGKIDAAGGVFADAVVARRKAETVSSIPVAKTIPSYGHVVAANDEFAAENPETVRGFLNATARGAAWATDNPERATEALIAANPAVSETADVQRAKWVEMASRYVLSESVRQHAFGWSDAKPWQTMYEALRGAELLGGDVDPSTVWTNEYLDTDYRYVGEYAAQVTPPESNQTTTGGSGGNSTTTGGGANSATTGQN, encoded by the coding sequence ATGGGGGAGACACGACGACGATTCCTTCGAGCGACAGGTGCCTCGGCGGTCGGACTGACGGGAGCGGTCGGCGTCACGTCCGGCCAGTCGAGCGGCGTCTCGCTGCTGCTCAACTGGAAACCGAACGGGCTTCACGTGCCCTACTACGCCGCGAAGGCGCGGGGGTACTACGACGAGCAGGGCGTGAACCTGACCGGAATCGAGGCCGGGCAGGGGTCGGACTTCGCGGCCAAGCAGGTCGGACTGGGTAACACCCCGTTCGCCGTCACCGGCGCGAGCCAGATACTCAACGTCAACTCGCGGGGCCTCTCGCCCCGGTCGGTCGGCGTGATGATGCAACGGAGTCCGGTGGTGGTGTTCACCACCGGCGAGACCTTCGGCGGCGAGTTGACCAGCGCGGACCAGCTCGCGGGCAAGACGGTCGGCACCGGTCCCGGAATGGTGAAGATTCTCACGAAACTGCTCCTCGAACGGCAGGGCGTCCTCTCGGAGGTCGAACTCGTAGACACCGGGTTCGACACGGTTCAGCAACTGCTCAGCGGGAAGATAGATGCCGCTGGCGGCGTCTTCGCGGACGCGGTGGTCGCCCGCCGGAAGGCCGAGACGGTCTCTTCGATTCCGGTGGCGAAGACCATCCCGTCCTACGGCCACGTCGTGGCCGCGAACGACGAGTTCGCGGCCGAGAACCCCGAGACCGTCCGCGGGTTCCTGAACGCGACGGCTCGGGGCGCGGCGTGGGCGACGGACAACCCCGAGCGGGCGACCGAGGCGCTAATCGCGGCCAACCCCGCCGTCTCGGAGACCGCCGACGTCCAGCGCGCGAAGTGGGTCGAGATGGCGAGTCGGTACGTCCTCTCGGAGTCGGTCCGCCAGCACGCGTTCGGGTGGAGCGACGCGAAACCGTGGCAGACGATGTACGAGGCGCTCCGCGGGGCGGAACTCCTCGGCGGCGACGTGGACCCCTCGACCGTCTGGACCAACGAGTACCTCGACACGGACTACCGGTACGTCGGGGAGTACGCCGCGCAGGTCACGCCGCCCGAGTCGAATCAGACTACGACCGGCGGTAGCGGAGGGAACTCCACGACCACTGGTGGCGGGGCAAACTCCGCAACCACTGGCCAGAACTGA
- a CDS encoding ABC transporter permease — MSYADRVPAATLSLPAGALAVGVLAWWAVVGLLDVPPYLLPSPVAVADRLVARPGLYLRNAAITLETILTGGAVGVLGGFVAAGVVVHSTFLRHALAPYLVTLRVLPKIAVAPLLLVYLGTGAGTATTFVALITFFPTFVSSASGLRETPEEYLDLLRSVDAGPVETFLRVRVPAALPDVFAGLKQSAALAVVGAVVAEWILTDEGLGYLVLVGSENVQTDVVLAAVVVLFAEGMAIYGAVAAAENRLSW; from the coding sequence GTGAGCTACGCCGACCGCGTACCGGCCGCGACCCTCTCGCTCCCGGCGGGCGCGCTCGCCGTCGGCGTCCTCGCGTGGTGGGCCGTCGTCGGTCTGCTGGACGTGCCGCCCTATCTCCTGCCGTCCCCCGTCGCCGTCGCAGACCGACTGGTCGCGCGGCCGGGTCTCTACCTCCGGAACGCGGCGATTACGCTGGAGACGATTCTCACCGGCGGCGCGGTCGGCGTCCTCGGGGGGTTCGTCGCGGCCGGGGTCGTGGTCCACTCGACGTTCCTCCGGCACGCGCTCGCTCCCTACCTCGTCACGTTGCGCGTCCTGCCGAAAATCGCGGTCGCACCGCTCCTGCTGGTCTACCTCGGAACCGGCGCGGGGACCGCGACGACGTTCGTCGCGCTCATCACGTTCTTCCCGACGTTCGTGAGTTCGGCGTCGGGTCTCCGGGAGACGCCCGAGGAGTACCTCGACCTGCTCCGGTCGGTGGACGCGGGTCCCGTCGAGACGTTCCTCCGCGTCCGGGTCCCGGCCGCGCTCCCCGACGTCTTCGCGGGCCTGAAGCAGTCGGCCGCGCTCGCGGTCGTCGGCGCGGTCGTGGCGGAGTGGATTCTGACCGACGAGGGACTGGGGTATCTGGTCCTCGTCGGTTCGGAGAACGTCCAGACCGACGTGGTGCTGGCGGCCGTCGTCGTCCTCTTCGCGGAGGGGATGGCTATCTACGGCGCGGTCGCGGCGGCCGAGAACCGGCTCTCGTGGTGA